Proteins encoded by one window of Halosolutus amylolyticus:
- a CDS encoding phosphoribosyltransferase — protein MAETRRFSDRTDAGEQLADELRERGLDADIALAIPRGGLPLGRAVADALDVPLDVVVAKKIGAPGNPEYAIGAVASDGSVWRNEQGLRGSGADEEYFQQQREEEAANARRKAERYRGDRSEPDLTDETVVVVDDGVATGSTVRACLRKLSETDADRIVLAVPVGPPETIAELEDEADEVVCLETPRGFRGVGQFYERFGQVTDEEAMTYLER, from the coding sequence ATGGCAGAGACTCGCCGATTCAGCGACCGGACGGACGCGGGAGAGCAACTCGCGGACGAACTCCGCGAGCGGGGACTCGACGCGGATATCGCGCTCGCCATCCCCCGGGGCGGCCTTCCGCTCGGCCGAGCGGTGGCCGACGCGCTCGACGTTCCGCTCGACGTCGTCGTCGCGAAGAAGATCGGTGCCCCGGGCAATCCGGAGTACGCCATCGGTGCCGTCGCGAGCGACGGGAGCGTCTGGCGGAACGAACAGGGCCTTCGCGGCTCGGGGGCCGACGAGGAGTACTTCCAGCAACAGCGCGAGGAGGAAGCAGCGAACGCCCGTCGGAAGGCCGAGCGCTACCGCGGCGATCGATCGGAACCCGACCTGACCGACGAGACCGTGGTCGTCGTGGACGACGGCGTGGCGACGGGATCGACCGTCAGAGCCTGCCTCAGGAAGCTCAGCGAAACGGACGCCGATCGCATCGTGCTGGCAGTCCCCGTCGGCCCGCCGGAGACGATCGCGGAACTGGAGGACGAGGCCGACGAGGTCGTCTGTCTCGAGACGCCGCGCGGTTTCAGGGGCGTGGGGCAGTTCTACGAGCGGTTCGGACAGGTGACCGACGAGGAGGCGATGACGTATCTGGAGCGGTGA
- a CDS encoding CBS domain-containing protein, protein MDIADIVSKEYVEFTPETPVSKLVGTFADSDVKGVVVRDDEFEGVVTRRQLATSHRQPNEKLGSLVWHVPRLAPDEDVRKVAQLMIDSDSQLLPVFEGQELAGVVTVDAILRKVEPFLDAATVAEAHSADLVSIEPETTLGDALNVFRENRITHLPVVEDSTAVGILSLYDVTGITVRAEVQSQGGDAGGTDPFGGEISDSTARARRGGYGARDGESARMLDLPVRDVMVSPVRTIHPDETLDVAVAEMFEIDASSLVVTENGAPHGIVTKTDVLDSLTWEAGGNRGVQVYGTDLIDDVTYDEIIAKVEKFDDRDHGMNVLDAKVHLHEHDETRRGRPLLLARVRLHTDRGLFIASGEGYGASHAINEASKVLERQIRDEKTYGRTKKPPDEEFWEKRFGWLLEE, encoded by the coding sequence ATGGATATCGCTGACATCGTTTCGAAAGAGTACGTCGAATTCACCCCGGAGACGCCCGTCTCGAAGCTCGTCGGGACGTTCGCGGATTCCGACGTCAAGGGCGTCGTGGTCCGCGACGACGAGTTCGAGGGGGTCGTCACCAGGAGACAACTCGCCACGTCGCATCGCCAACCGAACGAAAAGCTCGGATCGCTCGTCTGGCACGTGCCCCGGCTCGCGCCGGACGAGGACGTCCGCAAGGTGGCACAGCTCATGATCGACAGCGATTCGCAGCTGCTCCCCGTGTTCGAGGGCCAGGAACTGGCCGGCGTCGTCACCGTCGACGCGATCCTCCGGAAGGTCGAGCCGTTCCTCGACGCGGCGACCGTTGCAGAAGCCCACTCCGCCGATCTCGTCTCGATCGAACCGGAGACCACCCTCGGCGACGCACTCAACGTCTTCCGGGAGAACCGCATCACGCACCTGCCGGTCGTCGAGGACAGCACGGCAGTCGGTATCCTCAGTCTCTACGACGTGACCGGCATCACCGTCCGGGCCGAGGTACAGAGCCAGGGCGGCGACGCGGGCGGGACGGATCCGTTCGGGGGTGAAATATCCGACAGCACGGCTCGTGCACGCCGTGGCGGCTACGGGGCCCGGGACGGTGAGTCCGCGCGGATGCTCGACCTCCCGGTCCGGGACGTCATGGTTTCGCCGGTTCGCACGATCCACCCGGACGAGACGCTCGACGTCGCCGTCGCAGAGATGTTCGAGATCGACGCGTCGTCGCTGGTCGTCACCGAGAACGGCGCTCCTCACGGCATCGTGACGAAGACGGACGTTCTCGACTCGCTCACCTGGGAGGCCGGCGGGAACCGCGGCGTCCAGGTCTACGGCACCGACCTGATCGACGACGTGACCTACGACGAAATCATCGCGAAAGTCGAGAAGTTCGACGACCGGGACCACGGGATGAACGTCCTCGACGCGAAGGTCCACCTTCACGAACACGACGAGACGCGCCGCGGGAGACCGCTCCTGCTCGCTCGCGTCCGACTCCACACCGATCGGGGGCTGTTTATCGCCTCCGGGGAGGGGTACGGCGCGAGTCACGCGATCAACGAGGCGAGCAAGGTGCTGGAGCGACAGATCCGCGACGAGAAGACCTACGGACGGACCAAGAAACCCCCGGACGAGGAGTTCTGGGAGAAACGCTTCGGCTGGCTGCTCGAGGAGTGA